The Phyllopteryx taeniolatus isolate TA_2022b chromosome 4, UOR_Ptae_1.2, whole genome shotgun sequence genome includes the window ATGTGCGCCAGTCCAACAATTACACCTGCGTTGCCATGTCAACGCTCGGCGTTATTGAGGCGGTGGCGCAGATTATTGTCAAAGGTGAGGGGGAAACAAAAGGGAGCTTCTGCATGAGCAGAGCGCTGCAGCGAGTAAGAGCGGAGGCAAGGGTTTCTTTGACCTTGTATCTCAAAAGTCTTTCATTCAATTCCATTCCAATTTTCACTTTCTTTTATGCATAACTGGGCACTCTGAAAGTCAACTTCCATCGAAAGCACAAGGAGAAAGGTCTAAGTCTGAAGTAAAGTTAGTTGTCCGGGAGGAATAATGtgatatattttacaaatacagtGAATGAAATGGATGAAAATCTTCTCCACTTGTTTTCGTTAGCACTTTATAGGGCACGGGACCATATTTGGTTACTTTGACTTAAGTCGAAACGGACATCATACGCATCACTAAACCCTTGTGATTTCTCCAAGCCAATGAGCAGAGAAAGGTCGTAATCTTGAATAATGAACATTAAAATTAATATATTGAacgaaaagtgtttttttttgggtatacCATTATAAATATAATGACACTTTTGGAATGATAAAAATGCACTAAGGTCAGCAATCATGACTGCACTTTATAGTGTTTTGCATGAGTCCTTTATGTGATATTCCACCACTTGAAATTACAGTACGTATACATTTGAGAGGCTTTACTAATTTAAGTCATCTCTAACCTGAAGTCCAAATTTCATGTGCTATTACATATTTCAGGTTCTTTTGATCATTCATATTGCTTGTATTGGCATTGGTGAATTATCTTTGAATGATCAGTTTTTAAGATGCACTAAATCTTAACGCCGCAATGCCTTCAGCTCTCCCAAAGGCTCCTGGCACACCCGTGGTGACTGAGAGGACTGCAACAAGCATCACTCTCACCTGGGACTCTGGCAACCCCGAACCTGTTTCCTATTATATCATACAAGTAAGTGACAGCCGCACAAACACACCGACTTGTGCAAGTTGCTACTGCATCACTTGGCTCGAGCCAAGTTGAATATGTACAAAATGAAACAGAGTAATAGTAGttcaaactgtaaaaaaaaataataataatactaaactAAAAGcttccattttccccattgctGGCATTTATTCGTGTAATGTTGCGTGACCAAACATTCTATCCACAGCTCATCCCTCATGTTGTGTCGTAAATCATCCAGTGTGCTGGTTTAATGCCCGCATGTTATTGTGTCTTATATCTTGTTGCACTCTCTCTCGCTCCAGCACCGTTCCAAAGGCTCAGAGGACCCCTATAAAGAGATTGATGGCATCGCCACCACTCGCTACAGTGTGGGTGGCCTCAGCCCTTACTCCCATTATGACTTCCGCGTGGCAGCTGTTAACACCATCGGCCAGGGTCCGTCCAGCGAAGTGGTGGAGGCTCGCACTGCGGAGCAGGCGCCCTCCTCGCCTCCCCGACAAGTAAGGGCCACGCCTTGAAAGTACACAGTGACTTGTCGGGCAGCCGAAATTGAATGTGTTCACCAAAGTTATTCAGTCTTGGCCTGGACGTAAGAATGTGGCATTCAAAAATTGGGATTCAGCTACCTGAATACACTGAATTTCCACGaaaggatgaataaagtatctatccagctatctatctatccatccatctatctatttaGCTATCAATCTAGCTATCACTTGCTAGCTAGCTCTCAACCAGAGGGTACATTGAATTCTTTGCAGTAATCTGTCCaattttgtatgtttgtaacAGTCCATCAGAGCTAGAGGATAGTTGTCATTTCCGTTTAATATAAGAGGACATTAGTGTTTAAATTGATGTTTTGACACACTATCATGAGAAATTGGAGGATTCCGGGTGGCATACTacatacagacagacatacatacatacatacatacatactaatGTGTAGTTAGTCAATCTGGGGCTGGTCTTGACCTCTTTACTTTTTCTTAATCTTTCATTTTACTGAgatgttttgcacaattctGTACTTATAATTTGGTAAATCTTTCCAAAAAATGGAAGTCATATTAGCGTCAAAGGGTCTTAAATACAGAGGTGCCTTGCCTTACGAGTTCAATCcattctgtgaccacacttgtGCGTcaagtcacttgtatctcaagtcaactttccccgttgaaatatattgttttgttaCGTGTACaccaaggtaccactgtatttaaattgaatgtccagtttaaaagacacatttgcatatactgtacctttCCTTTAATTAGTACTAGAAGGACACGCCAAACTTGAACTATTGCTGTTTGGCTCACAGGTCAGAGGTCGCATGTTGAGCACAACAACGGCGATCATCCACTGGGATGAGCCAGAGGAACCAAACGGGCAAGTTGTGGGCTACAGGGTGTATTATACCTCAGACAACACGCTGCCAGTCAACCAGGTATTTGTTCATTGCGTGTGACCGAAGAGTTGCCGAGTGTGTGTCAGCGCGTGTGTTGACGTATTGCCTTGCGATGCAGTGGGAAAAGCAGATGGTGCGGAGCGCCAACTTCATCACCATTCAGGGTTTGACTCCGAACAAGACGTATTACATCCGAGTGTTGGCTTTCACCTCTGTTGGAGATGGTCCTCTTTCCCAGGACCTGCAGATTATTGCCAAGACTGGCGGTAAGACACCATACATTTGAATCTCACCTTGTGGCAGATAAAAGCAATTAAGATAATAATGACCGTGTTCTTGCACTCTGTAGTCCCATCCCAGCCTTCAGAGTTCAAAGGAGAGGCCAAATCTGAGACGAGTATCCTGTTGTCCTGGGTAGCGCCACCCCAGGGCGGCCCCGACAACCAGATCACAGGATATGAACTGGTTTATCGACGAGCAGACGATACAGAGGAGGTGAGGGTTTGCTCATTTGATTGTTGGTTGGACGTCAAAAGGAAATGGACtaccattcacaccaatgggcaattcgGGTCTCAACATTTTGGAGTGCCTGTTCGTGGAATTTGCGTTACGGTTATTGATATTTACAGTCTTGAGCGACGGATGAGAAGTTACGTTCATGTCCTTGTATCTTCACGTCCCCTTTAGAAGAAAGTGAGCTTTGAGCCGACAACCTCCTACCTGTTGAAGAACCTCAAGCCTTTCTCAGCCTATACTTTCCAACTGGCTGCCCGTAGCAAACATGGCATCGGTGCATATACCAACGAGGTTTCCGTTGACACGCCCCAGACGCGTAAGTACAGCTGCATATTGTACAGTGTGACTGGGGTGTGCGAAAAGAGGCAGGCTTTATTTGGACAATGCAAAAGTAGTGACGATATAACTTGGATGTAGAGTGCACACAAGCACCAAGGTCAAGCAGTAGCTCAGCGTAGATACCTACCTTCCACATGTACCGTCATTTGGTCATTAAAAGTCATTAACAAGTGCAAACAAGTCATGGATTTGATCCAAAATTGAATTTCCTTTCCCACATTCCATGCACCTGAAAGCTAATATTTGGAGCATaatttgcacacaaacaaaccaaccaaaagtttaaaaatacaactttaaagggggaggagggggcaaAAATGtctattacatttttgtaattattagcgttttttagtttgcattgttacAAATAGGCCAACCTTAATTCTGACTTACATTGACCTCAGTTTTGATATTTCAACAAATGTCAAACATGAATTCCAAAACCTGGCGTTCTTTCCTGATTGGCGCAGTATGGTAAAAGTTCTTCCTATTGTTGGCTATCAATGTGAGGTCTGTAAGAGATTCAGTATAAGCGTGGGTTTACAAGTCAGACGTTTGTAGCTGGAGATGTGATCTCCATCGTGGATCGAGCGCTCAGACTTGAGTAGGACAAGTAAGTTCCAGGCAGGTATGTTTATGTGTTCAAAGCTCTAGTCAGTCTATTTTGTGTCGCGTCTCTTTGAAGTCATTCACTCTCTTTTCATCAATCAAACAGAAGTCGACACCCATCATCCAGTATCGTTGTTCCGTCATCTTGCTTTCTAGTCAGAGGGCCATTTTTCTTGATAGCTTCTGTTCtccagtgttttgttttcattttatgtttctTTGTCTTCTGTTCTCTGTCTTGTCATTCCATCCCCATTCCTCCACCTCACCCCAATAACAACTCACACACACCACCAACTCACATTTACCCAAAACAATTCCAACTCTGCCTCCTCAAACTGGCCAATCAGTTCCTTCAGCACCTCCTCAGGACATAACATGCACCAGCCCCACTTCTACCAGCATCCTGGTAAGTTGGGCACCACCGCCTATGGAGTTTCAGAACGGCGTCATTACGGGATACACCATCCAGTACTCCGCTACGGGGGTCAACAAAACCTCCAAAAGGATTGACGGCATTCCTACGGAAGGTTCTCCGTATCTCTTGCAAAACCTGGAGAAATGGACCGAGTACGGAATAACAGTGCGGGCGCAGACGGAAGCCGGCGACGGACCTGAGAGTTTACAGCTGATTATCCGCACCGAGGAAGATGGTATGTTTTCAAACAATCTTAGGACGCTCCGCCCAGCTATCAAAGGCTACCTCTACCCCACTAACACGACTAATGAGCTCCGAGCACCTGTGACTAACTAATTAGAGAATGCATTTGAAAACAGTTTTGAGAACCTTCCCTTTATCCCTTCACAAAGTGGAAAAACTCCCTTTTCTCTTCCCTCACCACCGCTTTCTCTCCATCCGCAGGAACCCTTTTTCCCATGCTGCTGTTTTTATCCGCTTTTTGCCCTTTTCTTCTCTAACCCCAATGTTGGGATTTCCCTTTCTTGGAATAACAAATACCTCTCAATAACTTTGGCTGAACCTTGGCCTTTCCTCACTTCTAACTGCCCTCCCAAATCCCTAAAACCTTAACAgctgtttttaatgtgttttagcCCCGTTTTATCAATGTGTTTGCCTAATTTTGTCACATTGGCAGCGATATTTTGGCTATTCCTACTTAATGGCTGATACTCCCAGCGTTCCACCAATAACACTGACTCCAGTGTTACGGGGGGGCGTGTAGTTCTTGGCAACAcaagagaggttttttttttttttttcttgataacaGTATTTTCTCTTTGACTGTCTGCCACTGTTTATCTGCCCGTGGCGACAAATCCTTTTCTATCTGCCATTCTTATCTTTCTCTACATTTGCTTCTTATCCGTCACTGCTTTTTCCTCCATGTTTTTCCTCGAGCacccacgtttttttttttgtttttttttactatttcgACCCTTTTTCCCAGACATCACTAAAGATTTAGACTTTTTGGATGGCTGCATTTTTACATCAGTTTTTCAGTGTATTTTTCTGGTCCCAAtctatttttaattaaagagaATACCTCCGCGCTGATGTTTAAGTGCCCATCGTCAGTGACCCTTGACCTCTATCCCAAAATGCATTTATAGTTCCAAGTGGTCCTCCTCGAGGGGTGGACGCAGAGACAGTGAACGCCTCAGCCATTAGGGTGAAATGGCGAGCGCCAGCCCCTGAGCTGCAGCACGGTCAGATCCGAGGCTACCAAGTCCACTACGTGAGGATGAACTACGGCGAGCCTCAGGGTCAGCCCTTCATCAAGGACATCCTCATGGAGGACTCACAGGTGACGCTCCCAAATGGAATTCCATGGAATTTAATTTACAATGAATATCATCttgtattaataattaataagtCTTTTCTGTGCTCCTTCTTTTCCATCAATAATCAGTGGGAATATGACCAGTCAGCTCAATATGTGAGTCAATATTTCTTTAAGCTTGTTGCATAATGAGAATAATAAAGCATGAGACATCAATCAGTCATATTCACGGGATTGCAGCCttaaatgtattacatttattGCAAGGCCTTAAGACTTAGCTGGAGGTCCCTTTTATCTCTGTGTGAGTTCTTTCAAAAAGGGATCTGAAAACACTCACAGGTAACTGATGATATGAATCATTTGTGTCTTACAAGGCATTCCCCACCCTACCATATAAAACTATGTTGAGAAGAAGAGGAATTGTAATTTTGTAATGGACTATTAATCTTATATTCGTCTTTTAATGTCAAACCCAACTTACTTCACTGTacagcaaaaaaatgaaattgcctCATTGTTCTAAGGCTTGTGGGTATTTGGTTTTCCCAAGAGGAGCCGCTAGGTGAACAATCAAAGTAGAAAACGTAACTAAATAGAATTTCTCACGATGAAGGTTTTTTCCTGCGATTTTTAGGTTGGCACTTTTTGGCATTTAGATCGTAGTAGCCAACTCTGCAAAACGTTGCAGCTGACCGAGCACTTTTTGTCTTCGCAGGAGGCGCTTCTCGGAGACTTGAAGGTAGACACCTCCTACTCGATCTCAGTAGGAGCTTACACCGCCAAGGGAGATGGCGCTCGCAGCAAACCTGTTAGCGTCTGCACTGCTCTACCGCGTAAGTTACAAAAATGTACTCATTCATTAATATCATTCAATGATTTTTGAGACTTCATAATTAGCACCATTAGTGGCAACTCTGCTTTTGGGGCGGGATGGGGGACGGGGGCGGCGGGTCAGGCAGTGCACTTTCAGATTCAGCAGTCGTATATCGTCAATTAATAATCATTAGTGGCCTCAACTTTGATGGGTGTCGGGTGTGTCCTCCAAATAAACTAAATATATTCTCCTCCCATTCTGCAGTGTCTCCAAGTAGCAATTCTCTGTCCACCAATGAAAGGTCATCACTGTGTAGAGCTCCACCCTTAAACAAACAGCAAAGTGATTCATGTCATAACATGTCCCGTTGCAATGTTGCAACAATCACATCCAGCAaagccaaatttgaaccacaatTCCAAAATTTGTTCTTGAAAAACATATTAACAGCTTGCTTTTCAAAGCACCCATCAGTTAAGCGCTGCAAAGTTCTcccaccatgtttttttttttattttaaaataacacaATTTTGCAGTTCGTCATTGTTCCGTGTTCCTCACACTCTTTTCTCCTGATTCCTTTTGTAGTACCTGAACAGCCCAAACTCATGGTGAGCGCAACTGACTCGGGCACTGCTCTGCTTCAGTGGTACCCGCCGCCAAATCAGGTCACGCCACTCCTGGGTTACCGCCTGACCTTTGGCCGCGTCGACGTCCTTCCCTTCACAGTGGTGGAATTCCCCACCAAAGAGAATCGCTACACGGCTCAGGACATCCACAAGGGAGCCAACTATGTGTTCAGACTGTCCGCCCGTAACAAAATGGGCTACGGAGAGGAGGGAGTTAAAGAAGTGACCACCCCTGAAGGCTCCCCAACTGGATATCCAGAAAATATTATTTCAGAGGAGATTTCTGCCAACTCCCTACGCTTGACGTGGAAATCAGTGCCACTCATTGAGCAAAATGGAAAAATTGCCAAGTACTCAGTCCTGTACAAGGATATAAACAGTCGGGGCAATTCCTCAGAAGTTGTAGTGCCCACTCCCGGGTCGAGTGTTTTGTTGGAGGGTCTGAGTGCCGATACCGTGTACGATGTCAGGGTGTGCGCGTTCACGGCTGTCGGGCGCGGTCCGTACAGCCCCGGTGTCCAGTTTAGGACGCAGCGGCTCGACCAAGGTAGGACTCACGCTCGCTCCCTGACAACTCATCTTCATCGTGCAGGACACCAGGCACACGTCCTAACTTAGTTCCaacctgcacacaaacacacgcgcatcTGCTGACATCCTAAGTGTCCTTTTTCATTGTGTTGTCGCTGTACTCTTAGACAAAACATCCTTTTCCCAAAGCAAGGTAAGATTCTTGGGTCTGTCCAGTCACTGACTGAATGCTGACCCAAGCAAATAGATGGCTTGTACTAGAGACTAATACGCAGATACGCCCTGTgccaaaaaaagaagagttcaCCATCAGTTGATctcattgtgtttgtttttgtctctgtTTTCACATTAGTTTTTGCCACCAACTTCCGAGTGAAAGCCGCCATGAAGAATTCTGTTCTGTTGTCCTGGGAGGTCCGAGACAAGAATCCTACCCAGCCATTCACTGTAAGGATGATGTCATaacaacatgcaaaaacaaTCAACTGAATGGCTGTTATCGGACTGTAAGATGTGCTCAGGTTTTTACCAAAAATGTGTCGGGCGAAAGGGAAGAAAATGTGATCTGATTGTTGATTGTTGAATTTGTTCAGGAGGATTCTTCATGGTAAATTTGCATTTCTGCAAAAGGCACAATTTGAATGACCTTTGGATAAAAGTTGGTCTGACAACACACCATGTGACTCTCAATCCTTGCAAATTTAAATTAATCAGATCAGATTTGAGAGGTGTCTTTATTATTGCCCTTTAAGAAGAAAAGGGATTTGGGGTGGAGGAATTGTGTGGGGTTTCACCTCAAAGTTATTGCAAAATAAAGGCATTTGAAGAATATAGGCATTGAAGGTATTTTAAGAATACTCTTATTTCAAAAACGCCGGGTTGACATGAGAAAAATGAGTATGCCGATAAAAAAATAGAACCTCCTTTGCAAAAACAATGTactgcatttttgtgtgttggctgaatgttaaaaaaaaacaaaaatgaaatcccTGCATCATATTCAGATCCTGTACGGAAAGGGTCAGTCTGTGGAAGTGGATGGGACGCAGACTCAGAAGCTGATCACCGGATTGCAGCCAGACACCTTGTACTCTTTCTTGCTTACCAACCGAGCCAACAGCGCCGGGGGCCTGCAGCACCGGGTCACCGCCACGACTGCTCCAGATATCCTGAAAAGCAAGCCCATCGTGCTGGGGCAGACCAATGCTGATGGCATGGTGACTGTGCAACTTCCATCTGTGCAGACGGCAGCTAAAGTCAAGTAAGGAAAGCACattctacacacacaaaaaaaggtgattCAATGCAAAAGAGATACTCCAATTAAGTCATAATATAATGAAGGTCTCTATTGGCCCTTTGAGCTCATTTCCACCATCCCCCATTGCATCCTGTATTTATTCGCCAAACAGGAGGGATTTCTCTCTACGAGTAGGCGGCCTTGCAATTCTTCCAACTCCCACAGCAGAAAGGGCGAAAGCACAAAGCTCGTAATCTCCTTCAAACCCAGAATAAACATAGAGAACTAGTCCACTCCTTAGAATTCCACTGTAAATCTCTGCGTGAGTCATTCCACTGCAACAGCCGCAGTGGTTGTAGTTTCCCTCCGTCATGTCATTTTTTGCTCTGATTACACTCCCCCCAACCTTGATAAAAGATGTAGACACAAACTGTAATCAGATGgatgtttcattttattactAAAATACGTCATCAGCAATTCGGGTCTTTGAGAGCATATTAGTTCATCGTGCtgctgcaaattcaacatttcaCCACATTTGATGTAATGTGATTTATGTTATTAAGTGCGAGCAGCGAGCATTGGAGTGAGTCATGCACTGGGGACACATTTATCATTTTAGTGCGAGTGCCCTCATGGCTTGGCGGAACCTATTGGAGCTCcagctgataaaaaaaaaaaaaaaaaaaaaaaatcacttttactTTTGTTCTCCGGCGTGGCTCTGTCATTGGAAAACTTCATTAGCACCTGCACATCAAATCcattacaaaagccatttgaaACGTACTTTTTCAAAGAGAAAAAAGCTCCATTATAACTCACCCTGCCAGGCAGGTATTCATTTAATGATGTATATTTAGCATTGAAGCTGTGGGGATTTATAGAGCGACAGTATATTGACAATATTGCATTTAGTTCAGGGTGTGTTCATGTGTTTCAGGGGTTATTACGTGGTGGTGGTGCCACTGAAGAAGCAGAGAGGAGGGAAGTTCTTGAATCCATGGGAGGACCCAGACCAGATGAACTTAGATGAGGTAGAGTCATCCTAGTGTTTATGCCAAACGACAAGTTCTGTGGGGTTGAAGAAGGTAAATAGACCCTGTAAACATTCAGGGTCTATTTTGCGTTGATCCAAAGCTGGCGCTCTTTTCACTTTAAATGATATCTGACTCAAGTGCACTACATCTGAAGTATTTTGCTGAAAAATCATATGTACAGTGGAGCCAGACGTATTTCTGCAACATAGTGCAACATCTTCCAAAAAGCATAACCGAAGCACCACTGCAGGTTGTTCTCCACTAAAAAGAAATAGACCTCCAAGTAGCAGTCAGTCTTGGCCCAAAAGAAATTTACATGTCTGCTAGAAAGCATTAGCGTGAAGGAGTATTATCACATTTCAGCATGGCAATgaacccaaaataaaaataaaaaataaaaaatggctttAAAAACTAAAGTTATTGCCAGAGTTCCAATTGGAAGTTTGTGCACAAGAGATGGCCTTGTAATCGGACACATTTGGAACACAATTGCAAGGAAGAGTGACCCAATGGTTGGCAAAACAAGATGTCAATAAGAATCCTCACCGAGCGAGTGAAAATTCAAGAAAAGGGTGTTCGATAAAGTTTAAAGTTTAGCGGGCACACTTATGACACGGGCTTATTGAACATTCATGCCCACCGTCTGCATGGGTAAACTCGATCACAGTTCTGATGATGATATATTTGATTTACCTTGGCGATATTCTCTGAAGAGACGGTTGATACTTTGATGATGGTGTGTAGAATCCTAGAGAGTTTATATTTAGGAAATAATGCTTTACAGGGGGCAGCACAGCGGCCTAGTGGCTTTTGCTGATACGTTGTTAACGGTCTGTGGCATCCTAGGGATGggatacaaaccccaattcgaattaagttgggatgttgtgtaaaatgtaaataaaaacatttgcaaagccTTTTTAACCTACTAAATATAATTGAgcacaccacaaagacaagatatttaatgttccaactgatgaacattattgttttgtgtgttttgtttttgcaaatatttctcatttggaatttgatgcctgcaacacattccgaAAAAGCTCGGATAGGAGCAACAAAAgcctgagaaagttgaggaacgctaATTTAAAAacgctaattaaaaaaaaaaaaaaaacacaaaaaattaacacaggttaattggcaacaggtgagtgtcacgattgggtataaaaggagcagtcccgaaaggctcagttgttcacaagcaaggatggggcgaggttcaccactttgtgaacaactgcgtgagcaaatagtttAAGAACAACGTTTGTCAATGTACAAtcacaaggaatttagggatttcatcatatacAGTCCATAATTCCAtcaaagattcagagaatcgggagaaatctctgcatggaagcggcaaggccaaaaactaaCATAGAATGACCGTGACCTTAAATCCCTCACTGCATTCATATCCTGTGTACCTTTACAGTTtccaaatgattgtttgtcactGACAGTTTTTTGTATGCTAATCTCATTTTTTTAACCCAGACGTTGCTAATTGCTCCTGCCTGCTGTGCCCTTCTTCCATGTCAGTTGCTGAGAGAGATTAACAGAACCAGCGTAAGCCATTCCCTCCGTATCCGCAGACAGGCCGGCCAATCGGATCCCAGGGCTTACGTCAACGCTCACTTCAAAACCCTCCCCAGGGAGTTCACGCTCGGCGACGGACGAAACTACGGCGACTTCCGCAACCGTCCGCTGCAGAACGGGCAGGAATACGTCTTCTTTGTGCTCGCCCTGCTTGACCTTTCGGAGAACGTAAAATACAAGCACATCCTCAAGTGTTCATCAACACGTTGTATATTGAAACATTAACTGTATTATCTCCCACGCTCATCCACAGACTATGTTCTCCACCAGTCCGTACTCCGATCCCGTGACCTCATCGGATGTGGACCCGCAGCCAATTGTTGATGAGGAAGAGGGCCTCTTGTGGGTCGTCGGTCCTGTTTTGGCCGTCATCTTCATCGTGTGCATTGTCATTGCCATCCTTCTCTTCAAAAGGTAAGAGCAGCATGCTAAGTACCGTACTTATTCTGAAGAAACCATTGCTAAAGTTGTAACCAAATCCAGATGCTTTAGACTGGGGAAGTATTTGACATATACACAGCTTTCAAAACCTCTTTGTTCCATTTAAGGCTCTCAAACATTTTAGTCTGCTTTTCAGTCTTGCAAATGAATGGGAGATATTTTCATCGATCAAATATGATCATTCTTTATGATCATTATCAGGGCTCCTGGCTGAAGCTTTGTTAACACACATAATTAATTGCTGCAGCAGATGCGctatgacaaaataaatatccATGATGGTAATGTATTTAAAGTTCAGGATGCTCACCGGACATTAGCGAGCACCTTGATGCTGAGCTGCGCCGTGCAGAGtgaaattttaaatatacatgcaTGCACCCATCTGAGATGCTTTTATAAGACAATGATAGGATGATGGATTCCAATTGTAGTTTCTTGTTgttgaataataaataattgtaaaagagaagaggaagtgCAGTCACAGATAATAATGTTGTCCATCCTTGTCTATTCCTTTTTGCGCTCCTTCCTCTCCCGCCTGGATCCAGCAAACCCGACAGGTAATAAATAACCTCTAAGGTTTGGTCtatccatttttgttgttgttgttaggcAAAAATAAGGTTTCTTAAGATGCATTTCTATTTATGTAAAGACTCAATTTCAATGTAATAATAGAAATTTCAGTTCCGTGAAAGTGCGTGTGAATGCTGACAGATGTTTTCACCAAGCCAATATGCCAACCGAAGAAATGGATTATCCACTAAGGGTTAATACATCCCAGCATATCATAGCCTGGGGATATTGTTGTGGCTCGACAATAAGTGGTCCAGACATACTTCTTCTAATTCA containing:
- the LOC133477067 gene encoding receptor-type tyrosine-protein phosphatase delta-like isoform X1; translated protein: MHVSTYPTMHSASPGLLLLTFLFLADADSLPRFTRTPEDQTGVQGGVASFVCQAAGEPQPKIVWNKKGKKVSNQRFEVIEFDDGTGSVLRIQPLRTPRDEAIYECHASNSAGELTASTRLSVLREDQLPSGFPTIDMGPQLKVVERSRTATMLCAASGNPDPEISWFKDFLPVNTSSNNGRIKQLRSGGTPIRGALQIEMSEESDQGKYECVATNSDGTRYSTPANLYVRELREVRRVPPRFSIPPADSEIMPGGNVNITCVAVGSPMPYVKWMLGAEDLTPEDDMPIGRNVLELTDVRQSNNYTCVAMSTLGVIEAVAQIIVKALPKAPGTPVVTERTATSITLTWDSGNPEPVSYYIIQHRSKGSEDPYKEIDGIATTRYSVGGLSPYSHYDFRVAAVNTIGQGPSSEVVEARTAEQAPSSPPRQVRGRMLSTTTAIIHWDEPEEPNGQVVGYRVYYTSDNTLPVNQWEKQMVRSANFITIQGLTPNKTYYIRVLAFTSVGDGPLSQDLQIIAKTGVPSQPSEFKGEAKSETSILLSWVAPPQGGPDNQITGYELVYRRADDTEEKKVSFEPTTSYLLKNLKPFSAYTFQLAARSKHGIGAYTNEVSVDTPQTLPSAPPQDITCTSPTSTSILVSWAPPPMEFQNGVITGYTIQYSATGVNKTSKRIDGIPTEGSPYLLQNLEKWTEYGITVRAQTEAGDGPESLQLIIRTEEDVPSGPPRGVDAETVNASAIRVKWRAPAPELQHGQIRGYQVHYVRMNYGEPQGQPFIKDILMEDSQWEYDQSAQYEALLGDLKVDTSYSISVGAYTAKGDGARSKPVSVCTALPLPEQPKLMVSATDSGTALLQWYPPPNQVTPLLGYRLTFGRVDVLPFTVVEFPTKENRYTAQDIHKGANYVFRLSARNKMGYGEEGVKEVTTPEGSPTGYPENIISEEISANSLRLTWKSVPLIEQNGKIAKYSVLYKDINSRGNSSEVVVPTPGSSVLLEGLSADTVYDVRVCAFTAVGRGPYSPGVQFRTQRLDQVFATNFRVKAAMKNSVLLSWEVRDKNPTQPFTILYGKGQSVEVDGTQTQKLITGLQPDTLYSFLLTNRANSAGGLQHRVTATTAPDILKSKPIVLGQTNADGMVTVQLPSVQTAAKVKGYYVVVVPLKKQRGGKFLNPWEDPDQMNLDELLREINRTSVSHSLRIRRQAGQSDPRAYVNAHFKTLPREFTLGDGRNYGDFRNRPLQNGQEYVFFVLALLDLSENTMFSTSPYSDPVTSSDVDPQPIVDEEEGLLWVVGPVLAVIFIVCIVIAILLFKSKPDSLSAFTQQTSSNTLRIEKRTEAEGRKGSFPCSKAMSSHHPTDPVELRRINFQTPAYRVSVYRGYRRLSSMASHPPVPISELADNIERLKANDNLKFSQEYESVDPGQQFTWENSNLEVNKPKNRYANVIAYDHSRVILSGIEGVPGSDYINGNYIDGYRRQNAYIATQGSLPETFGDFWRMVWEQHTANIIMMTKLEEKSRMPSYFFSKVKCDQYWPTRGTETYGLIQVTLLDTVELATYSVRTFALYKSGSNEKREVRHFQFTAWPDHGVPEHPTPFLAFLRRVKACNPADAGPMIVHCSAGVGRTGCFIVIDAMAERIKHEKTVDIYGHVTLMRSQRNYMVQTEDQYIFIYDALLEAVTCGNTEVPARNLYSYIQRLTQIEPGDNVTGMELEFKRLASAKAHTSRFVSANLPCNKFKNRLVNIMPYETTRVPLQPIRGVEGSDYINASFIDGYRQQKAYIATQGPLAETTEDYWRMLWEHNSTIVVMLTKLREMGREKCHQYWPAERSARYQYFVVDPMAEYNMPQYILREFKVTDARDGQSRTVRQFQFTDWPEQGVPKSGEGFIDFIGQVHKTKEQFGQDGPITVHCSAGVGRTGVFITLSIVLERMRYEGVVDIFQTVKMLRTQRPATVQTEDQYQFCYRASLEYLGSFDHYAT